A portion of the Lysinibacillus timonensis genome contains these proteins:
- a CDS encoding thiolase family protein, with protein sequence MVYIIEGSRTAFGSFGGAFLQTEDVDLGVAVTKEALKKSNIEPEEIDEIIFGNVIHTHKNAAYLTRHIGLKSGLEESSTALTINRLCGSGLQAIISGAQSILLGDAHYIVAGGTENMSRAPHSLRGTRFGSPNKAPVIDDMLWGTLTDEYIGCGMGMTAENLAEKYKISREEQDEYSMISHHRAHMASESGRFALEIVPVITKNPKGQELIVEKDEHIRPQTSMEKLSNLKPAFFKNGTVTAGNSSGINDGAAALVITSEEAVNKYHLKPMAKILTWAVAGVDPNIMGIGPVPAILNVLEKAKLTIDKIDLFEINEAFAAQTLAVLKELKLDASKVNVNGGAIALGHPVGASGARITYSLAKELQLQNKKYGIASLCIGGGQGIAILIENVMYT encoded by the coding sequence ATGGTGTATATTATTGAAGGAAGTCGTACCGCATTTGGTAGTTTTGGAGGAGCGTTTTTGCAAACAGAAGATGTCGATTTAGGAGTTGCAGTAACGAAGGAAGCGTTAAAGAAAAGCAATATTGAACCTGAGGAAATCGATGAGATTATTTTTGGGAATGTCATTCATACACATAAAAACGCTGCTTACTTAACCCGTCATATAGGGTTAAAGAGCGGGCTAGAAGAATCTTCAACTGCCCTTACTATTAATCGTTTATGCGGTTCAGGCCTACAAGCAATCATAAGCGGTGCGCAGTCTATTCTGTTAGGTGATGCGCATTATATTGTAGCTGGAGGCACAGAAAATATGTCACGAGCGCCACATTCTTTAAGAGGTACACGTTTTGGTAGTCCAAATAAAGCACCCGTTATTGATGATATGCTATGGGGAACATTAACGGACGAATATATAGGTTGTGGTATGGGTATGACGGCAGAAAATCTGGCAGAAAAATATAAGATTAGTAGAGAAGAACAAGATGAGTATTCAATGATTTCACATCATAGAGCTCATATGGCTTCCGAATCTGGGCGCTTTGCACTAGAAATCGTACCTGTCATCACGAAAAATCCAAAAGGACAGGAACTAATTGTAGAAAAGGATGAACACATTCGTCCACAAACAAGCATGGAGAAATTAAGCAATTTAAAACCAGCTTTTTTTAAGAATGGTACTGTAACAGCTGGAAATTCAAGTGGTATCAATGATGGAGCTGCCGCATTGGTTATAACATCAGAAGAAGCTGTAAACAAATATCATCTAAAACCTATGGCTAAAATTCTTACTTGGGCTGTTGCTGGAGTTGATCCGAATATTATGGGAATCGGACCTGTACCAGCTATACTAAATGTGTTAGAGAAAGCGAAATTAACTATAGACAAGATTGACCTATTTGAAATTAATGAAGCTTTTGCAGCACAAACATTAGCGGTATTAAAGGAGCTAAAATTGGACGCTTCAAAAGTTAATGTCAACGGTGGAGCTATCGCTTTAGGTCACCCTGTTGGTGCTAGTGGTGCTCGAATTACGTATTCATTAGCAAAAGAACTTCAACTACAAAATAAAAAGTACGGTATTGCCTCCCTTTGTATTGGTGGGGGACAAGGAATTGCAATTCTCATTGAAAATGTAATGTATACTTAA
- a CDS encoding MBL fold metallo-hydrolase: MNNEQMNYGDDYKYIPVTSVMSGFGKQITSDIYVCTNQVVNLCFVGDQNGWVLIDAGMPKASETIIQEAEEKFGKNTRPKAIILTHGHFDHVGSIIELIEHWNVPVYAHPLEIPYLTGQLKYPEADTAVEGGFVARMSFYFPNDPIQLGNHVKPLPNDGSIPSLTGWKWIHTPGHSPGHVSFFRDSDRALIVGDAFVTVRQDSLFKVLVQEKEITGPPRYFTTDWDLARESVTKLAYLNPSVAITGHGLVMSGEELKENLENLAKNFDEIAKPAYGRYLN, translated from the coding sequence ATGAACAATGAACAAATGAATTACGGCGATGATTATAAATATATCCCGGTTACTTCCGTAATGAGTGGATTTGGAAAACAAATTACTTCTGATATTTACGTATGTACAAATCAAGTGGTGAACCTATGTTTCGTTGGAGATCAAAATGGTTGGGTATTAATAGATGCAGGTATGCCAAAAGCTTCTGAAACGATTATTCAAGAAGCTGAGGAAAAATTCGGCAAGAATACGAGGCCAAAAGCGATTATTTTAACACATGGTCACTTTGATCATGTAGGCAGTATTATTGAATTAATTGAACATTGGAATGTACCTGTATATGCGCATCCATTAGAAATTCCTTACTTAACAGGCCAATTGAAATATCCAGAAGCAGACACGGCAGTAGAGGGTGGATTTGTTGCTAGAATGTCTTTTTACTTCCCTAATGACCCAATTCAGTTAGGGAATCACGTGAAGCCTCTTCCTAACGATGGCTCGATTCCAAGTTTAACGGGTTGGAAGTGGATTCATACACCAGGGCATTCACCAGGCCATGTTTCGTTCTTTAGAGATAGTGACAGAGCTTTAATTGTGGGAGATGCTTTCGTGACGGTTAGGCAAGATTCTTTATTCAAAGTTTTAGTGCAAGAAAAAGAAATAACGGGCCCACCACGATATTTTACAACTGATTGGGACTTAGCAAGAGAATCCGTCACAAAATTAGCTTATTTAAATCCATCTGTTGCCATTACGGGCCATGGACTCGTCATGTCAGGTGAAGAACTGAAAGAAAATCTAGAAAATCTCGCTAAAAATTTTGACGAGATAGCCAAACCAGCATATGGGCGATACTTAAATTAA